A window of the Streptomyces sp. NBC_00250 genome harbors these coding sequences:
- a CDS encoding rod shape-determining protein, whose amino-acid sequence MSFIGRDMAIDLGTANTLVYVRGRGIVLNEPSVVAINTNTGGILAVGAEAKKMIGRTPGNIVAVRPLKDGVIADFEITERMLRYFILKIHKRRYLARPRVVVCVPSGITGVERRAVIEASTQAGARQVHIIEEPMAAAIGSGLPVHEATGNMVVDIGGGTTEVAVISLGGIVTAQSIRVAGDELDSAIIQHIKKEYSLLLGERTAEQIKITIGSAYDLDKDEHTEIRGRDLVSGLPKTVVISAAEVRKAIEEPVNAIVDAVKTTLDKCPPELSGDVMDRGIVLTGGGALLRGLDERLRRETGMPIHIAEDPLDSVVLGSGKCVEEFEALQQVLDAQPRR is encoded by the coding sequence ATGTCGTTCATCGGCCGTGACATGGCTATCGACCTCGGGACTGCCAACACGCTGGTGTACGTCAGGGGGCGTGGCATCGTCCTCAACGAGCCGTCCGTCGTCGCGATCAACACCAACACCGGCGGCATCCTCGCGGTGGGCGCCGAGGCGAAGAAGATGATCGGCCGGACCCCCGGCAACATCGTCGCCGTCCGGCCCCTGAAGGACGGCGTGATCGCCGACTTCGAGATCACCGAGCGGATGCTCCGCTACTTCATCCTCAAGATCCACAAGCGCCGCTACCTGGCCCGCCCCCGGGTCGTCGTCTGCGTGCCCTCCGGCATCACCGGGGTGGAGCGCCGCGCCGTCATCGAGGCCTCGACGCAGGCCGGCGCCCGCCAGGTGCACATCATCGAGGAGCCCATGGCGGCGGCCATCGGCTCGGGCCTCCCGGTCCACGAGGCCACCGGCAACATGGTCGTGGACATCGGCGGCGGCACCACCGAGGTCGCCGTGATCTCCCTCGGCGGAATCGTCACGGCACAGTCGATCCGGGTGGCCGGCGACGAGCTGGACAGCGCGATCATCCAGCACATCAAGAAGGAGTACTCGCTCCTCCTCGGTGAGCGGACCGCCGAGCAGATCAAGATCACCATCGGCTCCGCGTACGACCTCGACAAGGACGAGCACACCGAGATCCGCGGCCGCGACCTCGTCTCCGGTCTGCCCAAGACCGTGGTCATCTCGGCCGCCGAGGTCCGCAAGGCCATCGAGGAGCCGGTCAACGCGATCGTCGACGCGGTGAAGACCACCCTCGACAAGTGCCCGCCGGAACTCTCCGGTGACGTCATGGACCGCGGCATCGTTCTCACGGGTGGTGGCGCCCTGCTCCGTGGCCTCGACGAGCGCCTCCGCCGCGAGACCGGCATGCCGATCCACATCGCCGAGGACCCGCTGGACTCGGTGGTGCTCGGCTCCGGCAAGTGCGTGGAGGAGTTCGAGGCCCTCCAGCAGGTGCTGGACGCCCAACCGCGCCGCTAG
- the mreC gene encoding rod shape-determining protein MreC: MRDTRESRLLLVLLIAIAFALITVDIRGGQESPVDGARQAAAAVFGPVENGVAAAVDPIGNAIGAVRDSGERHTRIAALEKENAELKAELGSDDRNRNRLRELDSMLKTAGAGQYGIKGAQVIAIGAAQGFSWTVTIDVGARDGIQRDMTVLNGSGLVGRVTTVGPSTSTVLLANDPDFTVGTRMEKSDELGFATGQGDRPLLVQLLNGKAKVKPGDRLVTFGSRADKPFVPGVPVGEVVRVDPAGGGLTRNIYVRPYVGFTKLDIVGVVVQAPRSDPRDTVLPQKPKPAPTVTVTVTPPPPDGQQAADGQQPNADRQNQQGQDQGDATP; encoded by the coding sequence GTGAGGGACACACGAGAGAGCCGGCTGCTCCTGGTGCTGCTGATCGCCATCGCGTTCGCACTGATCACGGTGGACATCCGAGGCGGCCAGGAGTCACCCGTCGACGGTGCCCGACAGGCCGCAGCGGCGGTCTTCGGGCCGGTCGAGAACGGTGTGGCGGCCGCCGTCGATCCCATCGGCAACGCCATAGGCGCGGTCCGGGACTCCGGCGAGCGGCACACCCGGATCGCCGCCCTGGAGAAGGAGAACGCCGAGCTCAAGGCGGAGCTCGGCAGCGACGACCGCAACCGCAACCGGCTGCGCGAGCTCGACTCCATGCTGAAGACCGCCGGCGCCGGGCAGTACGGCATCAAGGGCGCGCAGGTCATCGCCATAGGAGCGGCCCAGGGCTTCTCCTGGACCGTCACGATCGACGTCGGCGCCCGCGACGGCATCCAGCGGGACATGACCGTGCTCAACGGCTCCGGGCTCGTCGGCCGCGTCACCACCGTCGGCCCGTCGACCTCCACGGTCCTCCTCGCCAACGACCCCGACTTCACCGTCGGTACGCGCATGGAGAAGTCCGACGAACTCGGCTTCGCCACCGGCCAGGGCGACCGCCCGCTGCTCGTGCAGCTCCTCAACGGCAAGGCCAAGGTGAAGCCGGGCGACCGGCTCGTCACCTTCGGCTCGCGCGCCGACAAGCCCTTCGTGCCCGGCGTCCCGGTCGGCGAGGTCGTCCGCGTCGACCCCGCGGGCGGCGGCCTGACCCGCAACATCTACGTCCGCCCGTACGTCGGCTTCACCAAGCTCGACATCGTCGGCGTCGTCGTCCAGGCCCCCCGCTCAGACCCGCGCGACACGGTCCTGCCGCAGAAGCCCAAGCCCGCTCCGACCGTCACCGTCACGGTCACGCCGCCGCCACCGGACGGACAACAGGCCGCAGACGGACAGCAGCCGAACGCCGACCGGCAGAAC